The following proteins come from a genomic window of Dreissena polymorpha isolate Duluth1 chromosome 1, UMN_Dpol_1.0, whole genome shotgun sequence:
- the LOC127879561 gene encoding protein FAM72A-like → MESFDACKNSVNPAVLNEDVYLLDCVFCDSRLCERGLKSFLIADEKVELFSTDQVDRGLVELTDDRFRTDRCFCQIQDIACLQCGNVVGYHVSMPCRPCLESQNNGHFWMFYRHSIIPHQRVNSNGTATMIWGDFMHEKEDHLCEAWSECER, encoded by the exons ATGGAAAGTTTTGACGCATGCAAAAATTCCGTAAATCCAGCAGTTTTAAATGAAGATGTGTACCTTCTAGACTGTGTATTTTGTGACAGCAGACTCTGCGAAAGAGGATTAAAATCCTTTCTGATAGCTGATGAAAAGGTGGAACTTTTTTCTACTGACCAAGTTGACCGAGG TCTTGTGGAGTTGACAGATGACCGGTTTCGTACAGACAGGTGTTTTTGTCAGATTCAGGACATAGCATGTCTTCAGTG TGGCAATGTGGTAGGGTACCATGTGTCGATGCCATGTCGACCCTGTCTGGAGTCACAGAACAATGGACACTTCTGGATGTTCTACAGACACTCCATCATTCCTCATCAACGAGTCAACTCGAATG GGACAGCTACAATGATTTGGGGAGATTTTATGCATGAGAAGGAGGACCATTTATGTGAAGCATGGAGTGAATGTGAACGATAG